The following coding sequences lie in one Apium graveolens cultivar Ventura chromosome 3, ASM990537v1, whole genome shotgun sequence genomic window:
- the LOC141712062 gene encoding protease Do-like 9, producing MEKQKPNKRKRGKQQTPSPHHRDSALLNAPPMKKVMPSMDAVVKVFCTHTEPNYSLPWQRKRQYSSSSSGFVIGGKRVLTNAHSVQHFTQIKLKKRGSDTKFLATVLAIATECDIALLTVSDEEFWKGVSPLEFGGLPALQDAVTVAGYPIGGDTISVTSGVVSRIEILSYVHGATELLGLQIDAAINSGNSGGPAFSDSGKCVGIAFQSLKHDDAENIGYVIPTPVILHFIQDYEVNGMYTGFPILGVMWQNMENPDLRMSMGMEPEQKGVRIKRILPTAPESHLLKQSDVILSFDGVNIANDGTVPFRDGERIGFSYLVSQKYTGDTALVKILRNSETLEFDIKLAPHTRLIPAHIEGKPPSYYIVAGFVFSAVSVPYLRSEYGKDYDYDAPVKLLDKYIHGMAQSVDEQLVVLSQVLVADINIGYEDIVNTQVLAFNGKPVKNLKSLAYMVENCDEEYMKFSLEHQQIVVLQTKKAKAATTDILTTHCIPSAMSDDLKA from the exons ATGGAGAAACAAAAACCCAACAAAAGAAAACGAGGTAAACAACAAACCCCGTCTCCACACCACCGCGACAGCGCGTTACTTAACGCGCCGCCGATGAAAAAAGTGATGCCATCAATGGACGCGGTGGTGAAGGTGTTTTGTACACACACAGAGCCTAATTACTCACTCCCATGGCAAAGAAAAAGACAGTATAGTTCAAGTAGTAGTGGGTTTGTGATTGGGGGTAAAAGGGTCTTAACAAATGCACATTCTGTACAGCATTTTACTCAGATTAAGCTGAAGAAAcgtggctctgataccaagttTTTAGCTACTGTTTTGGCTATTGCCACCGAATGTGATATAG CTCTATTGACAGTGAGCGATGAAGAATTTTGGAAAGGAGTGTCTCCTCTTGAATTTGGGGGATTGCCTGCATTGCAAGATGCTGTCACAGTTGCAGGCTACCCTATTGGCGGAGACACAATCTCAGTGACAAGCGGTGTTGTGTCTCGCATTGAGATACTATCATATGTTCATGGAGCTACAGAACTGCTTGGACTTCAG ATAGATGCCGCCATTAACTCTGGAAACTCTGGCGGGCCTGCCTTTAGTGATAGCGGCAAGTGTGTTGGTATTGCATTTCAGTCCCTTAAACATGACGATGCTGAGAACATTGGTTATGTCATACCAACGCCAGTAATTTTGCATTTTATTCAAGATTATGAAGTCAATGGAATGTATACTG GTTTTCCAATTCTTGGAGTTATGTGGCAAAATATGGAGAATCCTGATCTTCGGATGTCTATGGGAATGGAACCTGAGCAGAAGGGTGTGCGCATAAAAAGGATTTTACCTACTGCTCCAGAATCTCATCTTTTAAAGCAATCTGATGTTATCCTTAGCTTTGATGGGGTTAATATTGCTAATGATGGTACAG TTCCTTTCAGGGATGGAGAACGCATAGGTTTCAGTTACCTTGTTTCCCAAAAATATACTGGAGATACGGCTCTAGTTAAAATTCTCCGTAATTCTGAGACACTGGAGTTTGATATAAAACTAGCACCTCACACAAGGCTTATACCAGCACACATTGAGGGAAAACCACCTTCTTATTACATTGTTGCTGGATTTGTTTTTTCAGCTGTGTCTGTTCCGTATTTGCGTTCAGAG TATGGAAAAGATTATGATTATGATGCTCCAGTTAAGCTGTTGGACAAGTATATACACGGAATGGCACAATCAGTTGATGAACAATTAGTTGTTCTTTCTCAG GTGCTTGTGGCGGATATCAATATTGGCTATGAAGATATAGTCAACACCCAG GTTCTCGCTTTTAATGGAAAACCTGTAAAGAACCTGAAGAGCTTAGCTTATATGGTAGAGAACTGTGATGAAGAATACATGAAATTTAGTCTTGAACATCAACAG ATTGTGGTCTTACAGACCAAAAAAGCGAAGGCTGCAACTACAGATATTTTAACAACTCATTGCATACCTTCGGCCATGTCTGATGATCTcaaggcataa